A genomic region of Microlunatus sagamiharensis contains the following coding sequences:
- a CDS encoding YciI family protein encodes MPKYLLLKHYRGGPELPYPCPPMPEWDPADIEAHMAFLEHVNVVLKENGEWLDAQGLSMDQEWIRYGGPDAAPVRSDGPHPETGDLVAGWYAIDVESYERAVELAAWVSSEPGPGGKPLYEWIQIRQIMEAPPSFAE; translated from the coding sequence ATGCCCAAGTACCTGCTGCTCAAGCACTACCGCGGCGGCCCCGAGCTGCCGTACCCCTGCCCGCCGATGCCGGAGTGGGACCCGGCCGACATCGAGGCGCACATGGCCTTCCTCGAGCACGTCAACGTCGTGCTCAAGGAGAACGGCGAGTGGCTCGACGCCCAGGGGCTGTCGATGGACCAGGAGTGGATTCGCTACGGCGGTCCCGACGCCGCGCCGGTCCGCAGCGACGGGCCGCACCCGGAGACCGGTGACCTCGTCGCCGGCTGGTACGCGATCGACGTCGAGTCGTACGAGCGGGCGGTCGAGCTCGCCGCGTGGGTCTCGTCCGAACCCGGCCCGGGCGGGAAGCCCCTCTACGAGTGGATCCAGATCCGCCAGATCATGGAGGCACCGCCGTCGTTCGCGGAGTGA
- a CDS encoding SGNH/GDSL hydrolase family protein, whose protein sequence is MITTPITEAYVRGVAELEPTARGVRLHRLPAWVREQFPDGQLLAMEAQPAGARLVLRTTAMMVELVSHPTRVAYRGAYRARGCFDFYVDGAFVARDVLDGGDTVMVDLQTGSTAYEPGESHTTVLRDLPEGDKTVELWLPHNEGLELVALRTDAPAEPVVETRPRWVHHGSSISHGSNAVAPSETWVAVAARRADVDLVNLGLGGSALVDPFLARVVRDTEADVISVKLGINVVNLDAMRLRAFVPAVHGFLDTIRDGHPDTPMLLVSPIFCGIHEATPGPGSFDPTTLGTAQVTFVATGNPAEVAQGRLTLEVIRRELASLVERRSGDANLHYLDGRALYGPQDAEELPLPDALHPGPEAHVLMGERFAELAFGEGGVFGFAARGGER, encoded by the coding sequence AGGCGTACGTCCGCGGCGTCGCCGAGCTCGAACCCACCGCCCGCGGCGTACGGCTCCACCGGCTGCCGGCGTGGGTGCGCGAGCAGTTCCCCGACGGTCAGCTGCTGGCGATGGAGGCGCAGCCGGCCGGGGCGCGGCTCGTGCTGCGGACGACCGCGATGATGGTCGAGCTCGTGTCGCACCCGACGCGGGTGGCGTACCGGGGCGCATACCGGGCGCGCGGCTGCTTCGACTTCTACGTCGACGGTGCCTTCGTGGCGCGCGACGTGCTCGACGGTGGCGACACGGTCATGGTCGACCTGCAGACCGGCTCGACGGCGTACGAGCCGGGAGAGTCGCACACGACGGTGCTGCGGGACCTGCCGGAGGGCGACAAGACGGTCGAGCTCTGGCTGCCGCACAACGAGGGGCTGGAGCTCGTCGCGCTGCGGACCGACGCGCCGGCCGAGCCGGTCGTCGAGACGCGGCCGCGCTGGGTCCACCACGGCAGCTCGATCAGCCACGGCTCGAACGCCGTGGCTCCGAGCGAGACATGGGTCGCCGTGGCGGCCAGGCGGGCAGACGTCGACCTCGTCAACCTCGGGCTCGGCGGCAGTGCGCTGGTCGACCCGTTCCTCGCGCGGGTCGTCCGCGACACCGAGGCCGACGTCATCAGCGTCAAGCTCGGCATCAATGTCGTGAACCTCGACGCGATGCGGCTGCGGGCCTTCGTGCCGGCGGTGCACGGCTTCCTCGACACGATCCGCGACGGGCACCCGGACACGCCGATGCTGCTCGTCTCGCCGATCTTCTGCGGCATCCACGAGGCGACGCCCGGGCCGGGTTCGTTCGACCCGACGACGTTGGGGACAGCTCAGGTCACGTTCGTCGCCACCGGAAACCCGGCCGAGGTCGCGCAGGGCAGGCTCACGCTCGAGGTGATCCGGCGGGAGCTGGCCTCGCTGGTCGAGCGGCGGTCGGGCGATGCGAACCTGCACTACCTCGACGGGCGCGCGCTGTACGGCCCGCAGGACGCGGAGGAGCTGCCGCTCCCCGACGCGCTGCACCCGGGGCCGGAGGCGCACGTGCTGATGGGGGAGAGATTCGCTGAGCTGGCGTTCGGGGAGGGTGGGGTGTTCGGGTTCGCTGCTCGCGGCGGAGAACGCTGA